TACTGCAGGATTAAGATATTAATTTGTTCAGTATAGTTAAATACGGATAAGGCTATTTTGAATTAATGCCTGCCGCCGTTATTAATTTCCGTTGTTAATTCTTAGTCTGATCTACTATTTTGTTTTTGGTAATAAAAGGCATCAGCGACCTCAATTTTTTACCTACTTTTTCAAGCGGATGGTCTTCTCCTCTTTTTGTTAAGCCGTTAAAAGTGGGTCTGTTTACCTCGTTTTCTACCATCCATTCCGATGCGAATTTGCCTGACCTTATTTCGTCGAGAATCTTCTTCATTTCTGCTTTAATATTTTCGTTAATTATTCTCGGACCTCTTGTTAAATCGCCGTATTGAGCGGTATTGCTTATTGAATACCTCATGTTGCTGATTCCGCCTTCATAAATAAGGTCTACTATTAATTTCATTTCATGAATGCATTCAAAATAAGCGCTTTCTTCTTCGTATCCAGCTTCAACAAGTGTTTCAAATCCGGCAGTCATTAGCGCGCTCAAACCTCCGCAAAGCACCGCCTGTTCTCCGAACAGATCGGTTTCAGTTTCTTCCCTGAAGGTACTCTCGAGAATTCCTGCTCTGCCTCCGCCGATACCGGAAGCATAGGCTAATGCCATGTTTTTTGTATTTCCGGAAAAATCATTCTCGACCGCAATTAAATCCGGCACTCCTCCGCCATTTTCAAATTCGCGTCTCACTAAATGACCGGGTCCTTTTGGCGCAACCATAAAAATATTTATATTTTTGGGAGGGGTTATCTGACCAAAATGTATGCTGAATCCGTGAGCGAAAACTAAATATTTTCCCTCTTTCAAATTTGGCTCTATTTCACTTTTATAAACTTTGCCATGGAGTTCGTCAGGCAAAAGAATCATGATAATGTCCGCTAATTTAGATGCTTCTGCAACGGTGAAGACTTCAAAACCCGCGTTTTTAGCCTTCATATAGGAAGGACCATCGGCTCTTAAACCTAAAATAACTTTAACGCCTGAATCTCTGAGATTTAGCGCATGCGCATGACCCTGGGAACCATATCCTATAATTGCAACGGTTTTTGATTGAATTAATCTTAAATCAGCATCTTTATCATAATAAATATTCATACATCCTCCATTAATAATTAATATTAAAGCTGTTCTATTAATATTTTTATGTTATTGTTATATTTATATTAAGTTTTTTAATATTAGAATATTAAAATGTATATATCTGTGCAAAAAACTGAATAAATTTAAAAAGATATTTATTTTTTAGACCTTGTTATCGCTATCGTTCCTGTTTTAACAATATCTTTAATACCTATAGGTCTTATCAGTTCAATAAATGCTTCCATTTTTTTAGCTGACCCGCTAAATTCCAGAACGTAGGCGTTGCGGCTTACATCAACAATTCTTGCCTCAAATATTTCCTTGATACGAAATATTTCATTTTTAGTAGAATCGTCGGCATTTACTTTCACAAGAACTGTCTGCCTCATCACTGATTCATCATCAGTAAGCTCCTGAACTTTAATGACATTGATAAGTCTGTTCAGCTGTTTTGTAATTTGCTCTAATATTTGCTCATCGCCGTAAGTCGATATTATCATCTTTGATTCATCTTTTTCAAGCGTGCCTGCGACGCTTATTCCGTCTATATTAAACCCCCTAGCAGAAAAAAGTCCTGCTACCCTTGCCAGCACGCCGGACTCATTCTCAACAAGTATAGATAAAATATGGTTTTTTTCCATCATATTTTCCCTTTAATTATTGTAAAAATTTAATTAACAAAAATAAATAATTACATTCCGTTAAGTAACCGCAATATAAATCTTAGCAAAAAATTGCAGCGTATAATCATTGTAATTGCAAAAAAATACTTCATTACGTTTAAGACGGTTACACAAGCAGCATTCCCGTAATCGGATAACCTGGCGCAACTATAGGATAAACCCCTTCTTCTTGAGCGACGACGAAATCCATAATAACAGGTTTTCTTATCGATAATGCCGTTTTCAAAACATCTTCCACCTGTTCTGGTTTGTTCGCTCTTAAGCCGACGGCGCCGTAACTTTCTGCCAGTTTAACAAAATCCGGGTTTACGTTTAATTTAGAAAATGAATATCTCTTCTCATAAAATAATTCCTGCCACTGCCTTATCATACCAAGAAAATTATTATTTATTATTGCTATTTTCACAGGCAGATTATACTGGACGGCTGTGGCTAATTCCTGTATATTCATTTGAATACTGCCGTCTCCCGCAATATCAAATACTGTTCTGTTCGGAAATGCTACCTGGGCGCCGATGGCTGCAGGAAATCCATATCCCATAGTGCCTAATCCTCCGGACGTTAATAACGATCTCGGATTTTTAAATTTATAAAATTGCGCAGCCCACATTTGATTTTGCCCGACTTCTGTTGCTATAATAGCCTCTCCGTCGGTTAATTCATATATTTTTTCAACAACAAACTGAGGTTTTATGATATCAGTCATTTTATATGAAAGAGGATGCTCATATTTATACATATTAAGTTCTTCTAACCATTTCATTCTTTTATATTGCGTTGATTCAATTTCTTTTGATTTTAACGATAAAATTTCCAGCATACTGTTTAAAACAGATTTAACATCTCCTACGACCGGAATATCTATTTTAACATTTTTACCTATAGAAGACGGGTCTATATCAATATGTGCAAACTTCGCCTTTCCGGCGAATTCGTCTACTTTGCCGGTCACTCTGTCATCAAATCTTGAACCTACCGCCACGATAAAATCGGCATTTGATATACCGGTGTTAGCTGCATAAGTCCCATGCATCCCGAGCATTCCAAAAAACAAAGCATGTTCCGACGGAAATCCCCCAAGCCCCATGAGGGTGGAAACAATAGGCAGATCTAACATTTCTGCAATTTCTTTAAGCTCATTCGCGGCATTTGAACTTATTACTCCTCCTCCTATATAAAACATAGGCTTTTCAGCCTTCAGAAGTTCATCAACAACCTTTAATATTTGAACGTGATGACCAAAATAAGTAGGATTATAGCTTCGCATTTCAATACTCTCAGGATAATCAAATTCAGCAACGTTCGAAGAAATATCTTTAGGAATGTCTATAAGCACCGGACCTGGTCTGCCCGTTGAAGCAATGTAAAATGCCTCTTTAACAATCCTTGCAAGATCTTCGACATCTCTTACTAAATAATTATGCTTCGTACAGGGTCTTGTTATGCCTACTGTATCGGCTTCCTGAAAAGCGTCATTTCCGATTAGGCTTGTCGGAACCTGTCCGGTAATAATTACCATAGGAACTGAATCCATATATGCTGTAGCAATACCGGTTATCGTGTTAGTAGCGCCCGGTCCTGAAGTTACCAATACGACACCGACTTTGCCGGTAGCTCTGGCATAACCGTCTGCAGCATGCGCAGCGCCCTGTTCATGACGCACCAGAATATGATTTAGTTTATCTCTATAATTAAAAAGCTCATCATAAATATTGAGTACTGCACCTCCGGGATACCCGAAAATAGTATCTACGCCTTCTTTTATTAGACTTTCAATAAGAATTTTAGAGCCGGTCATTAATTGTTTTTTATTTTCTTTAATCATTTTCTCACCTTTCTATTTACGATTGCCCCCTCGTCAGCTGATGAAACAATATCGGAATATCTTGCTAAATAACCATAATCTATTTTTTTCTCTTTTTTCTTCCAGTTTAATTTCCTAAGACTTAATTCGTTATCGCTGAGGAGCACATTAAGTTTTCTTTCGTTTATATCGATTTCAATTCTATCGCCTTCGTTAACAAGAGCTATAGGACCGCCTTCCTGAGCTTCAGGGGAAATATGCCCGATACATGGACCTCTTGTGCCCCCTGAAAACCGCCCGTCTGTTATAAGAGCAACTTTATCTCCTAATCCCATACCGACTATTTGAGAGGTAGGCGCCAACATTTCTCTCATGCCAGGACCTCCTTTAGGTCCTTCGTATCTTATAACTACAATATCCCCAGGTTTTATTTCTCCTGAGGATATACTCTTCATAGAATCTTCCTCGCTCTCAAAAACTCTGGCATTTCCTGTAAATTTCATCATAGACGGACCGACGCCGCTTGATTTGATGATAGCCCCCTTTGGAGCTAAATTACCGTATAATACAGCAATTCCGCCTTCAGTTCTGTAAGGATTGTCAATTTTTCTAATTATTTCGTTGTTTACATATCTGACCCCGTCAATTATTTCTTTAACTGAAAGCCCGCTTACATTCGTTGAATCTTTCACAAGCGACCTGAGTTCATATAAAAGTGCAGGAATACCGCCGGCAAAATCTAAATCTTCCAGAAAATATTCTCCTGCCGGTCTTAAACTTGATAATTGCGGAGTTTTTCTAGAAATTTCGTCGAAAAGTTTTAAATCTAATTTGATTCCGGCTTCATTAGCTATTGCAAGCAAATGCAAAACAGAATTAGAAGAACCGCCGAGTGCAACATCGACCATAATAGCATTGTGCAGCGCATCCATTGTAACAATATTACGCGGCAGTATATTTTCTTTCACTAAATCTACTATTCTGATTCCGCTTTCAAATGCCATCCTTTTTTTAATTGCAGAGCCGGCCAGTGCAGTTCCGGCGCCCGGCAGCGACATTCCCATAACCTCGGTAAGACAAGCCATAGTATTTGCGGTATATAATCCCTGACATGAGCCTTGACCTGGACATGCACACATTTCAAGATCCATAAGTTCATTTTCGGATATTTCACTTACTTTATATTTTGCCACAGCTTCAAATGTGTCTCTGACAAAAGAAAGTCTTTTGCCGTGATAATGCCCGGAAAGCATCGGTCCTGCAGTGACAACTATTGCCGGTATATTAAGCCTGAGAGCTGCCATAAGCATACCCGGTGTAATTTTGTCACAGTTGGTAAGCAGTATTAAACCATCAAGGGAATGGGCCTCTGCAATGGTCTCAACCATATCCGCTATAAGCTCGCGCGATGGCAGCGAGTAATGCATTCCTTTATGACCCATAGCTATCCCGTCGCAAATACCGGGTATGCCAAAAATGAACGGGTGTCCCCCGTTGCTATATACTCCATTTTCGGCTGCTCTTTCAAGATCTCTCATCCCTACATGTCCTGGTATGAGATCTGTAAAACTTGAAGCAATACCTATAAAAGGTTTGCGCATTTCTTGATTTGTAATACCGGTTGCGTAGAGCAGTGCTCTATGCGGCGTTTTATCTACGCCTTTTTTAATATTATCGCTTTTCATTATATCACCCGTTAATAATATTTGATTTAATCATTTGATTCATAATATCATTTCCGTTAAGTTTTTTAAGTTTTAATTCTTTTATTGTTTTTTGTTCTTCAGGCGTCAAAAAAGGTTTTGTAGTAAATTTATCTAATTTTTTATCTATATCGATATGTTCTTCGTAAATTTTTTTAAAATCTGAATTTGTTTGTATTAAAACATCGGCAATCTTTTGTTCATTGTCATCAAGCCATTGCATGCTATGACCTCCAAATTTTAAAATTTATATTATTAATATTTTAAAAAGCTCCGCCGCTATATACATAAACAGGCGAAAGACCCGTTATATCTTGAAAATCCGACTGTTCTTTCTTATTATCGGCAAATTTATTAATAGCAATTATTCCCGACAAATATGCCAATCTCAGATTATCGAAGACCTTTACTTCTATTCCGCTATTATTAAATAACTGAACATTTTCATTTAATTTGCATTTATTATAACTGCCTAAAAAAACAAAATCCGATTTGATATTTAACTTATCAATTGAGCAAGCGATTTCATTTGCATTTCCTGTTTCTAAACTTTTAAATTTTTTAAGGGTGCCATTTTCTATTTTATAAATTTCAAAATAAAATTTATCTTTTATAAATTCTTTTATAACAGTAAGATAAAAATTATCGCTTTTATTTATAAATGAATACGCACACGCATATAGACTTTCGACTCCGGATATTTTCAAATTTAGACTGTAAGCCAATGTTTTGGCAATAGAAAGTGAAACTCTTATTCCAGTAAATGAACCGGGACCTAAAGTAATAGCGATACCCCCAATATCGGTTAAATTTAATCCGGCATCTGATAATATACCGTCTAATTGTTTAAATATCAGGGTTGAAGGTACTAATTGTTTACTATTAAGTTCTTTAAAATGTTTATTTTCATTTAAAACGATATTATTTTCAGCAACAATCTCGCAGTTATCGCCAATCAGGCAAGTACACGAATAACTGCCGGAAGTATCTATTGATAAAAACAGCATGATAGAAACAGCATAATTAAAAAAGGTTTAAAATTGCGGTATTAAATAAAAATACCTGCAAAATAATAAAATAAATTAAACGACAGAATATGCATAAATACAAATTTGCAAATCTAATTAAGTCTTAATATTCCTCATTATGTCATTGTAAGAAACAAACAACAGCAACATTATAAGAAAGGCAAACCCGATTTTGGCAGCATTTTCCTGAAATTTTGGACTAAGCGGTCTGCGCCTGATCATTTCAATAAATGAAAATAGAATATGTCCGCCGTCCAAAGCCGGTATAGGGAACAAATTGACTAATCCGATATTGACGCTGATAACCGCTATAAAATAAAAGAACTGGGACAACCCCATTGAAGCCGCTCTGCCGGATAGCTGGGCGATCATAATCGGTCCGCCTAAATCGGTGGCCGGTATCTTGCCGGCTATAAGCATATACACGCTGAATATCGTTATATAGATAATAAACCAGACCTCTTTTAACCCTGAATAGAATGCGGAAAATATATTACTGCCCTGGTTTACCGTAACATTTGAAGGGTAGATTCCTATAATATAGCGGGTAATTTTCTGTTTAAATATGTTAAGACCGGAAACAAGCCTCGGTTTGATATTAATTAAAAACGTTTTAGAATAATCCGTTTTACCGGTTATCGGTAATTTTTTAGCAATTTTATTGTTTGACGCTGCATTAATAGGGCGCTTTACACCTAATGCAATAGTGTGCTTACCGTATTTTTGAATATATGCTGCAAGCGAAGACCATTTCCATATTTTTTTGCCGTTTACGGATGTTATAATATCGCCTTTTTTTAGTCCCGCAGCAGCTGCCGGATATCCTTTCATAACCTTCCCAACAACCGATTTTAATATCGGTTTGCCTGCCGAAAAAATTATCGTTAAAATAACCAGCGCTAAAACAAAATTAAAAACAGGTCCAAAAAATACGATTAAAAATTTTTTAAAAGGGCTAAGTTTACTGAAAGACCTTTTTTCATCTTCAGGAGAAAGTTCTTCTTCTGGATCTTCTCCGAGGAGTTTTACATAGCCTCCGAGCGGCAATGCCGAAACTGCATACTCGGTCTCGCCTATTTTTTTGGATATTAATTTAGGTCCGAACCCCAGAGAAAAATTTTCAACCTTTACTCCGAGCATTTTAGCTACTATAAAATGTCCGAACTCATGGAACACTACGATTATACTGACAACTATAACAAATGCTAAAATATCTATTAATATTCCGCTTGAAAAAAACGACTGCAATATATTTACCATAAAGATACGCAAACCCCATTAATTAATTTAATAAAATATTATTATCCCTGCTATTTATTATAATTTTTTTTTATCTAAAGTGCAAATGTTTTAAAGTGGTTAAATAATTATTATCCTCTCAGAACAATTCCGAAATTTTTATTCAGCTCTAATATCAGTCTGTCTCTCAGTTCGTTCACTTCTTTCATCGTTAATGTTCTTGAGTCATCGGAGGCATCGTATCTGATTAAATACGCTATCTTTCCTTTTTCTATCTGTTTCCCTCTGTAAACGTCAATTAAAACAATATTTTTTATAAGATTTGAAAATTTCTTAATAAATTTCTCAATTTCACCATATTCCAAATCCATAGGCGCAATAATCGAAATATCCTGCTCTATGATAGGATATTTGGAAGGAGCTATAAAATTTTTTTTATGAGAAATAAATTCTTTTATAGCCTCAAAATCTATATCAAACACGCCTACCCTGAATTCTAAACCGAATTCTTCAAGTATGCCGGTTTTGATTTCGCCGAAAAAACCGGCTGAAGATTTACCGATAAAAATTTCAAGCGTTCTGTCTATATCAAATATTTTATGCTCTTTTGGCTGCAAAAAATTATATTTTTTTATTCCAAGATTTGAAAATAAAAATTCTACCGTACCTTTTATCTTGTAAAATTCAGTATCTTCGCTCTGAAATTTTATACCGGAACAAAATGCTCCGCACAGTCTATTTTTTTCTATGACCGGATAATTATCCGCATACTTTTTATTATCATCATTATCCTTGCTAAAATAAATTTTTCCTATTTCATAAATTTTAATATCTTTGTATTTTTTTAAATTTTGATTTAATGTCTTAAGAGAATCCGGTATAAGGCTTGTTCTCAGATAATTAAACTCTACTGAAATAGGATTTTGAAGTTCCAGAGCATTATTCAAATTTTCAGAAATTATTTCAAGTTCTTTGCTGCCCGTAAAAGACGGGGTTATAATTTCAACAAGACCTGCATGTCCCAGTATTTCTTTTATTTCTTTAGATGTCTGATAATTAATATTTGCTTCAGGACAGTTTAAAATACCTTCAGGCATTGTAGATTTAACCTTGTCGTATCCATAAATTCTGAATATTTCTTCATAAATATTTATTGCATCAAAAATATCGCTTCTAAAATACGGAGCAGTAACAAAAATACCGTCTTCCGTTTCAGATAGTCTGACATTAAAGCCCAATCTTGACAATATTTTTAACACTTTATTTTTATCTATGGATTGCCCTAAAAAATTAAATAATTCATTAAAATATATATGAAATTCTTTAGGTTTTGCAATGTCTGCAATGTAATACGAATAGCAATTTACTTTAGCATCCGGAATATTTTTTTTAATCAGATGCACAATCCTCTTCATGGCATTAATTGCGGAAACGGGACTTAATCCTTTTTCAAATCTTGTAGAGGCATCAGTCCTCAGCGCCATTAATCTTGATGTTTTTCTAATGTTTGACATATTAAAATTGGCAGATTCAACTACGACAGAATTTGTTTTTGCATCTATTGCGCTTGAGATGCATCCCATAATTCCTCCAAGCGCAATAATCTTGTCTTCATCGGCGATAACTATTGAATCGTCAAAGAGCTTTCTTTCTTTATTGTCAATAGTCACAATAACATCATCATTCTTTTTATTGAATCTCGGAAAAATTTTACTGCCGGAAAGCTTAATTCTGTCAAAGGCGTGCAGCGGCTGGGCAGTTTCGAGCATTACTAAATTTGTTAAATCTACTATATTATTTATAGGTCTTATCCCTGATTTAATTAATTTATTTTTAATTTCTAAGTCGGATTCTTTGACAAGTATGCCGTCAATTTGTACTGCAATATAACACGGAACTGCTTCAGGATTGCTCATCATTACCGTAAGCTCTTCCGGTTTTGAAGAATACGAACCGCCAATACTAAATTCAATATCTTCGTCTATATTAGGCAAATTTATATCTTTATCAAATATAGACGACATTTCATAAGCAAATCCCTGAATACCGAACAAATCCGGTCTGTTTGGTTCAAGGTCAAACTCTAAAGCTGTATCATTTAATTCAAAAATATCATATGCTGATTTTCCTAAAGGTTCATCGGGAAATTTCAATATATTTGATATATTTAAAGAAAATCCCAACTCTTTTTCGGAACAGAATGCTCCTTCCGAAACAACCCCCAGGATAGATTTTTCTCTGATTTTCAGTCCATCGTCAAAAATAGCGCCTTTAATGGCTATCAGCGGTTTATC
This genomic stretch from Candidatus Acididesulfobacter guangdongensis harbors:
- the ilvC gene encoding ketol-acid reductoisomerase, which translates into the protein MNIYYDKDADLRLIQSKTVAIIGYGSQGHAHALNLRDSGVKVILGLRADGPSYMKAKNAGFEVFTVAEASKLADIIMILLPDELHGKVYKSEIEPNLKEGKYLVFAHGFSIHFGQITPPKNINIFMVAPKGPGHLVRREFENGGGVPDLIAVENDFSGNTKNMALAYASGIGGGRAGILESTFREETETDLFGEQAVLCGGLSALMTAGFETLVEAGYEEESAYFECIHEMKLIVDLIYEGGISNMRYSISNTAQYGDLTRGPRIINENIKAEMKKILDEIRSGKFASEWMVENEVNRPTFNGLTKRGEDHPLEKVGKKLRSLMPFITKNKIVDQTKN
- the ilvN gene encoding acetolactate synthase small subunit; this encodes MEKNHILSILVENESGVLARVAGLFSARGFNIDGISVAGTLEKDESKMIISTYGDEQILEQITKQLNRLINVIKVQELTDDESVMRQTVLVKVNADDSTKNEIFRIKEIFEARIVDVSRNAYVLEFSGSAKKMEAFIELIRPIGIKDIVKTGTIAITRSKK
- the ilvB gene encoding biosynthetic-type acetolactate synthase large subunit produces the protein MTGSKILIESLIKEGVDTIFGYPGGAVLNIYDELFNYRDKLNHILVRHEQGAAHAADGYARATGKVGVVLVTSGPGATNTITGIATAYMDSVPMVIITGQVPTSLIGNDAFQEADTVGITRPCTKHNYLVRDVEDLARIVKEAFYIASTGRPGPVLIDIPKDISSNVAEFDYPESIEMRSYNPTYFGHHVQILKVVDELLKAEKPMFYIGGGVISSNAANELKEIAEMLDLPIVSTLMGLGGFPSEHALFFGMLGMHGTYAANTGISNADFIVAVGSRFDDRVTGKVDEFAGKAKFAHIDIDPSSIGKNVKIDIPVVGDVKSVLNSMLEILSLKSKEIESTQYKRMKWLEELNMYKYEHPLSYKMTDIIKPQFVVEKIYELTDGEAIIATEVGQNQMWAAQFYKFKNPRSLLTSGGLGTMGYGFPAAIGAQVAFPNRTVFDIAGDGSIQMNIQELATAVQYNLPVKIAIINNNFLGMIRQWQELFYEKRYSFSKLNVNPDFVKLAESYGAVGLRANKPEQVEDVLKTALSIRKPVIMDFVVAQEEGVYPIVAPGYPITGMLLV
- the ilvD gene encoding dihydroxy-acid dehydratase; this encodes MKSDNIKKGVDKTPHRALLYATGITNQEMRKPFIGIASSFTDLIPGHVGMRDLERAAENGVYSNGGHPFIFGIPGICDGIAMGHKGMHYSLPSRELIADMVETIAEAHSLDGLILLTNCDKITPGMLMAALRLNIPAIVVTAGPMLSGHYHGKRLSFVRDTFEAVAKYKVSEISENELMDLEMCACPGQGSCQGLYTANTMACLTEVMGMSLPGAGTALAGSAIKKRMAFESGIRIVDLVKENILPRNIVTMDALHNAIMVDVALGGSSNSVLHLLAIANEAGIKLDLKLFDEISRKTPQLSSLRPAGEYFLEDLDFAGGIPALLYELRSLVKDSTNVSGLSVKEIIDGVRYVNNEIIRKIDNPYRTEGGIAVLYGNLAPKGAIIKSSGVGPSMMKFTGNARVFESEEDSMKSISSGEIKPGDIVVIRYEGPKGGPGMREMLAPTSQIVGMGLGDKVALITDGRFSGGTRGPCIGHISPEAQEGGPIALVNEGDRIEIDINERKLNVLLSDNELSLRKLNWKKKEKKIDYGYLARYSDIVSSADEGAIVNRKVRK
- a CDS encoding DUF465 domain-containing protein; the encoded protein is MQWLDDNEQKIADVLIQTNSDFKKIYEEHIDIDKKLDKFTTKPFLTPEEQKTIKELKLKKLNGNDIMNQMIKSNIING
- the tsaB gene encoding tRNA (adenosine(37)-N6)-threonylcarbamoyltransferase complex dimerization subunit type 1 TsaB; the protein is MLFLSIDTSGSYSCTCLIGDNCEIVAENNIVLNENKHFKELNSKQLVPSTLIFKQLDGILSDAGLNLTDIGGIAITLGPGSFTGIRVSLSIAKTLAYSLNLKISGVESLYACAYSFINKSDNFYLTVIKEFIKDKFYFEIYKIENGTLKKFKSLETGNANEIACSIDKLNIKSDFVFLGSYNKCKLNENVQLFNNSGIEVKVFDNLRLAYLSGIIAINKFADNKKEQSDFQDITGLSPVYVYSGGAF
- the rseP gene encoding RIP metalloprotease RseP, yielding MVNILQSFFSSGILIDILAFVIVVSIIVVFHEFGHFIVAKMLGVKVENFSLGFGPKLISKKIGETEYAVSALPLGGYVKLLGEDPEEELSPEDEKRSFSKLSPFKKFLIVFFGPVFNFVLALVILTIIFSAGKPILKSVVGKVMKGYPAAAAGLKKGDIITSVNGKKIWKWSSLAAYIQKYGKHTIALGVKRPINAASNNKIAKKLPITGKTDYSKTFLINIKPRLVSGLNIFKQKITRYIIGIYPSNVTVNQGSNIFSAFYSGLKEVWFIIYITIFSVYMLIAGKIPATDLGGPIMIAQLSGRAASMGLSQFFYFIAVISVNIGLVNLFPIPALDGGHILFSFIEMIRRRPLSPKFQENAAKIGFAFLIMLLLFVSYNDIMRNIKT
- the pheT gene encoding phenylalanine--tRNA ligase subunit beta, translating into MPEEILKVSFNWLKEYVDFTGKENLVPSLLNSRTMEVEKIIAYSEKKSFKNIIVGEVKEIKPHPSSPNFNIATVYAGEEAGQKTIVYTKAKAELSIGDKPLIAIKGAIFDDGLKIREKSILGVVSEGAFCSEKELGFSLNISNILKFPDEPLGKSAYDIFELNDTALEFDLEPNRPDLFGIQGFAYEMSSIFDKDINLPNIDEDIEFSIGGSYSSKPEELTVMMSNPEAVPCYIAVQIDGILVKESDLEIKNKLIKSGIRPINNIVDLTNLVMLETAQPLHAFDRIKLSGSKIFPRFNKKNDDVIVTIDNKERKLFDDSIVIADEDKIIALGGIMGCISSAIDAKTNSVVVESANFNMSNIRKTSRLMALRTDASTRFEKGLSPVSAINAMKRIVHLIKKNIPDAKVNCYSYYIADIAKPKEFHIYFNELFNFLGQSIDKNKVLKILSRLGFNVRLSETEDGIFVTAPYFRSDIFDAINIYEEIFRIYGYDKVKSTMPEGILNCPEANINYQTSKEIKEILGHAGLVEIITPSFTGSKELEIISENLNNALELQNPISVEFNYLRTSLIPDSLKTLNQNLKKYKDIKIYEIGKIYFSKDNDDNKKYADNYPVIEKNRLCGAFCSGIKFQSEDTEFYKIKGTVEFLFSNLGIKKYNFLQPKEHKIFDIDRTLEIFIGKSSAGFFGEIKTGILEEFGLEFRVGVFDIDFEAIKEFISHKKNFIAPSKYPIIEQDISIIAPMDLEYGEIEKFIKKFSNLIKNIVLIDVYRGKQIEKGKIAYLIRYDASDDSRTLTMKEVNELRDRLILELNKNFGIVLRG